In one Parageobacillus genomosp. 1 genomic region, the following are encoded:
- the iolB gene encoding 5-deoxy-glucuronate isomerase, producing the protein MSRLVISSHTPSREGNVVRVTPESAGWKYIGFEVYVLQKGQKLRRDTKNQEACLVLLGGKANVLTRHEQWENIGERMNVFEKIPPYSVYVPSGDFYEVEAVTDLELAVCLAPGKGTHSARLIHPSEVEVEVRGAGNIERRVHNILPEQKQADSLLVVEVFTPEGNWSSYPPHKHDQDNLPHESYLEETYYHKINPEHGFAIQRVYTDDRSLDETMVVKNGDVVLVPKGYHPVAAPPGYEVYYLNVMAGPVRTWKFHNDPDHEWVMESKLAAKHSSSI; encoded by the coding sequence ATGAGTCGGTTAGTTATTTCGAGTCACACGCCGAGTAGGGAAGGAAATGTAGTGCGGGTGACACCAGAATCTGCCGGATGGAAATACATTGGATTTGAAGTGTACGTTCTGCAAAAAGGGCAAAAATTACGGAGAGACACGAAAAATCAAGAAGCTTGCCTTGTTCTTCTCGGCGGAAAAGCAAATGTATTGACCCGGCATGAACAGTGGGAAAACATCGGTGAACGAATGAACGTTTTTGAAAAAATCCCTCCTTATTCTGTATATGTTCCATCGGGAGATTTCTATGAAGTAGAAGCGGTTACTGATCTCGAATTAGCTGTCTGTTTAGCGCCAGGGAAAGGCACCCATTCTGCGCGGCTAATTCACCCAAGTGAAGTGGAAGTAGAAGTAAGAGGTGCGGGAAATATTGAACGGAGGGTGCACAATATCCTTCCGGAACAAAAACAGGCTGATAGTTTACTAGTAGTGGAAGTATTTACACCAGAAGGAAACTGGTCAAGCTATCCTCCACATAAGCATGATCAAGATAATCTACCTCATGAGTCATATTTAGAAGAGACATACTATCATAAAATTAATCCGGAACATGGATTTGCTATACAAAGAGTGTATACTGACGATCGTTCGTTGGATGAAACAATGGTAGTCAAAAACGGGGATGTTGTTTTAGTGCCGAAAGGATATCATCCTGTTGCAGCACCGCCGGGATATGAAGTGTATTACTTAAATGTCATGGCGGGACCAGTTCGAACATGGAAATTCCACAATGATCCAGACCATGAATGGGTAATGGAAAGCAAGTTAGCAGCCAAACATTCATCATCCATATAA
- a CDS encoding CoA-acylating methylmalonate-semialdehyde dehydrogenase — protein sequence MTTTAGVQTLKNYIGGQWVEATSGKTEVVPNPATGEVLAYVPISSKEDLNKAVAAAKEAFKTWSKTPVPRRARILFKYQQLLVEHWEELARLVTLENGKSYNEAYGEVQRGIECVEFAAGVPTLMMGRQLPDIATGIESGMYRYPIGVVGGITPFNFPMMVPCWMFPLAIACGNTFVLKPSERTPMLANRLAELFKEAGLPDGVLNIVHGAHEVVNGLLEHPDVKAISFVGSQPVGEYVYKTAAAYGKRVQALTGAKNHSIVMPDADLDLAVQQIINAAFGSAGERCMAASVVVTVGDIADTFVEKLVKAANEIKIGNGLDEDVFLGPVIRESHKERTVKYIELGEKEGALLVRDGRKDAATNANGYYIGPTIFDRVTTDMTIWKDEIFAPVLSIVRVNTLDEAIEVANKSPFANGACIYTRDGSNVRKFRDEIDAGMLGVNLGVPAPMAFFPFSGWKNSFYGDLHANGMDGVEFYTRKKMVTARW from the coding sequence ATGACAACAACGGCTGGAGTACAAACATTAAAAAACTATATTGGTGGACAGTGGGTGGAAGCAACTTCCGGAAAAACGGAAGTGGTTCCGAATCCAGCTACAGGAGAGGTTCTAGCTTATGTTCCTATTTCCAGTAAAGAGGATTTAAATAAAGCTGTCGCAGCGGCGAAAGAAGCATTTAAAACTTGGAGTAAAACGCCCGTACCACGTCGAGCTCGGATTTTATTTAAGTACCAACAACTGCTTGTTGAACATTGGGAAGAGCTTGCTCGCTTAGTAACGTTAGAGAACGGAAAAAGCTATAACGAAGCATATGGGGAAGTCCAACGCGGTATCGAATGTGTCGAGTTTGCGGCGGGAGTGCCTACGCTGATGATGGGGAGACAGCTCCCTGATATTGCAACAGGTATTGAATCAGGGATGTACCGTTATCCAATTGGAGTAGTTGGCGGAATTACTCCGTTTAACTTTCCGATGATGGTGCCGTGCTGGATGTTTCCATTAGCCATTGCCTGCGGAAATACGTTTGTCTTAAAACCATCGGAACGTACGCCAATGCTTGCCAATCGTTTAGCTGAACTGTTTAAGGAAGCAGGGCTTCCAGATGGTGTTTTGAATATTGTTCACGGGGCACATGAGGTGGTGAACGGATTATTAGAGCATCCTGATGTGAAGGCCATTTCCTTTGTTGGTTCCCAACCTGTCGGCGAGTATGTGTATAAGACAGCAGCTGCATATGGAAAACGTGTTCAAGCTCTCACTGGGGCGAAAAATCACTCCATTGTGATGCCAGATGCAGACTTAGATTTAGCGGTTCAACAAATTATAAATGCAGCGTTTGGATCGGCTGGCGAAAGATGTATGGCTGCTTCGGTTGTTGTGACCGTTGGAGACATCGCTGACACATTTGTAGAGAAATTAGTAAAAGCGGCGAATGAGATTAAAATTGGAAATGGATTAGATGAGGATGTATTTCTAGGACCAGTCATTCGCGAATCGCATAAAGAACGGACAGTAAAATATATTGAGCTTGGGGAAAAAGAAGGGGCACTTTTAGTGAGAGACGGCCGCAAAGATGCTGCAACAAATGCTAATGGTTATTATATCGGTCCAACGATTTTTGATCGGGTCACAACGGATATGACAATTTGGAAAGATGAGATTTTTGCTCCTGTTTTATCCATTGTGCGAGTAAATACATTGGACGAAGCAATTGAGGTGGCTAATAAATCTCCATTTGCTAATGGAGCCTGCATATATACGAGAGATGGCAGCAATGTTCGCAAATTCCGCGATGAAATTGATGCGGGGATGTTAGGAGTAAACTTAGGCGTGCCGGCACCGATGGCGTTTTTCCCATTCTCTGGATGGAAAAATTCGTTTTATGGTGACCTTCATGCAAACGGAATGGATGGGGTCGAATTTTATACACGTAAGAAGATGGTTACAGCACGTTGGTAA
- a CDS encoding sugar phosphate isomerase/epimerase family protein — protein MKIAFNEATTLKNSTLKKDLELCEKYGYDLIEIRLDKLREFLVDHTVEDLKTFFEHHRIKPYAFNALEFITFRDQEGYEQIRNDLQFLCQIGEVINCKTVIAVPTFDIGDYTKLEIKKETVRVLHELAQLAEPYGIRLALEFCGYPNCSVNTFAQAYDIVQEVNRDNVGIVLDCFHFHAMNSRIEDLQVADPSKIFVFHIDDCEDLPVGALRDHHRVWPGDGAIDLNRILHALKEIGYDEMASVELFRPEYWEWDIEKTIKTAKEKTEKILSSYFELSKT, from the coding sequence ATGAAAATCGCGTTTAACGAAGCGACTACGCTGAAAAATTCCACATTAAAAAAGGACTTAGAACTTTGCGAAAAATATGGATATGACTTGATCGAAATCCGACTTGATAAGTTAAGAGAGTTTCTCGTTGACCATACCGTAGAAGACTTAAAAACATTTTTTGAACATCATCGAATCAAACCGTATGCATTTAATGCATTAGAGTTTATTACATTCAGAGATCAAGAAGGATATGAACAAATACGAAACGATTTGCAATTTTTATGTCAGATTGGCGAAGTAATTAATTGTAAAACGGTGATTGCTGTTCCGACCTTTGACATTGGTGATTATACAAAATTGGAAATAAAAAAAGAAACGGTTCGAGTGTTACACGAGCTAGCACAATTAGCAGAACCATATGGAATACGGTTGGCATTGGAATTTTGTGGGTACCCGAATTGTTCAGTCAATACTTTTGCTCAAGCGTATGATATCGTCCAAGAAGTGAATCGAGATAATGTTGGTATTGTGCTAGATTGTTTCCATTTTCACGCAATGAATTCCCGTATCGAAGATTTACAAGTGGCAGACCCGTCGAAAATTTTCGTATTTCATATTGATGATTGTGAAGATTTACCGGTTGGAGCGCTGCGCGACCATCACCGTGTATGGCCGGGAGATGGGGCTATTGATTTAAATCGAATTTTGCATGCTTTAAAGGAGATTGGTTATGACGAAATGGCTTCAGTAGAACTGTTTCGACCGGAGTATTGGGAATGGGATATAGAAAAAACGATTAAAACAGCTAAAGAGAAAACGGAAAAAATATTAAGCAGCTATTTTGAATTAAGCAAAACGTGA
- the iolE gene encoding myo-inosose-2 dehydratase, translating into MEPKKQITNPFRIGIAPISWVNDDIPGLGDHYTQDQVLSEMASLGYIATEMGRLFSQDPPSLKSKLEKYGIQLASKFIGVLFSDETRLEEELQSFQTWLNYLHEMGCKYVIVCEMGGSMHWDPRRSSEDKTIKKLTDNEWKSLVEGLHRAAQLCETLGMKLVYHFHAGTVVETADEIDRLMESTDPNLVHLLYDTGHALYGGYNPLELLRKYEDRIQYVHLKDVRLNVLEQVRKEKLDFRSAVLRGMFTVPGDGCIDFAPIFERLMETQYDGWIIVEAEQDPAVAHPYKYAKMAKDYIDSTVQALMAARQQ; encoded by the coding sequence ATGGAACCAAAAAAGCAAATAACCAATCCATTTCGAATCGGTATCGCCCCAATCAGCTGGGTTAACGATGATATCCCTGGTCTTGGCGACCATTATACGCAGGATCAAGTATTATCGGAGATGGCGTCGCTAGGGTATATTGCAACTGAAATGGGGAGGCTTTTTTCACAAGATCCTCCATCATTAAAATCGAAGCTAGAAAAATACGGAATTCAACTAGCAAGCAAATTTATAGGTGTATTATTTTCTGATGAAACGCGTTTGGAAGAGGAGCTGCAGTCGTTTCAGACATGGTTGAATTATTTGCATGAAATGGGTTGTAAGTACGTTATTGTGTGTGAAATGGGAGGATCGATGCACTGGGATCCTCGCCGTTCCTCAGAGGATAAAACGATCAAAAAATTAACGGATAACGAATGGAAATCATTAGTGGAAGGATTACATAGGGCAGCTCAACTATGCGAGACTTTAGGAATGAAGTTGGTTTATCATTTCCATGCTGGTACTGTAGTAGAAACAGCAGATGAGATTGATCGTTTAATGGAGTCAACAGACCCGAACCTTGTCCATCTGCTGTATGACACGGGTCACGCTTTATACGGAGGCTATAATCCGCTAGAGTTATTGCGTAAATATGAAGATCGTATTCAATATGTCCACTTAAAAGATGTTAGACTTAACGTCCTAGAGCAAGTGCGAAAGGAAAAACTTGATTTTCGTAGCGCTGTATTACGAGGGATGTTCACTGTGCCGGGGGATGGTTGCATTGATTTTGCTCCAATTTTTGAGAGATTAATGGAAACCCAATACGATGGCTGGATTATTGTTGAAGCGGAACAAGATCCTGCTGTTGCGCACCCATATAAGTATGCAAAAATGGCAAAGGATTATATTGATTCGACCGTTCAGGCTTTGATGGCTGCTAGACAACAATGA
- the fba gene encoding class II fructose-1,6-bisphosphate aldolase yields MPLVSMTGMLRKALEGKYAIGHFNINNLEFAQAILLAAEEENAPVILAVSPGYIPHLGGLRVAAAMVRELIKEYNITVPVALHLDHGSSYEQCLQAMDAGFTSVMIDASHHPLEMNIAETKKVVEAARVFGVSVEAEVGRIGGQEDDMIVDEAEAMYAVPEECERFVKETGVDCLAPALGSVHGPYKGKPKLGFSQMEQIQRLTGVPLVLHGGTGIPLHDIRKAIALGTAKINVNTENQLAFTRAIRSALSENDALYDPRKYLGLGREEVKNTVKQKIREFGSSGKAGEIMHCLINV; encoded by the coding sequence ATGCCATTAGTATCGATGACAGGTATGTTACGTAAAGCGTTGGAGGGCAAATATGCGATTGGCCATTTTAATATTAATAATTTAGAATTTGCCCAAGCTATTCTTTTGGCGGCTGAAGAAGAAAATGCTCCAGTGATTTTGGCCGTAAGCCCAGGGTATATTCCTCATTTAGGCGGACTGCGAGTAGCCGCAGCAATGGTGAGAGAATTAATAAAGGAGTATAACATTACGGTTCCGGTCGCTCTTCATTTGGATCACGGATCGTCGTATGAACAATGTTTGCAGGCGATGGATGCAGGGTTTACTTCTGTCATGATTGATGCTTCACATCATCCTTTAGAGATGAACATTGCGGAGACAAAAAAAGTAGTGGAAGCCGCACGGGTTTTCGGTGTTTCTGTAGAGGCAGAGGTAGGAAGAATTGGGGGACAAGAAGACGATATGATTGTTGATGAGGCAGAGGCGATGTATGCAGTTCCAGAAGAATGTGAACGATTTGTCAAAGAAACTGGTGTGGATTGTCTAGCTCCTGCATTAGGATCTGTTCACGGCCCGTATAAGGGGAAGCCAAAGCTAGGATTTTCACAAATGGAGCAAATTCAGCGATTGACAGGCGTCCCACTTGTTTTGCATGGCGGAACGGGAATTCCCCTTCATGATATTCGCAAGGCAATCGCGCTAGGGACGGCCAAAATTAATGTAAATACAGAAAACCAATTAGCATTTACTCGGGCCATTCGCAGTGCATTGAGTGAAAATGATGCTTTATATGATCCAAGAAAATATCTTGGTTTGGGAAGAGAAGAAGTAAAAAATACCGTAAAGCAAAAAATACGTGAATTTGGTTCATCAGGGAAAGCAGGAGAAATTATGCATTGTTTAATTAACGTTTAA
- a CDS encoding sugar ABC transporter ATP-binding protein, with protein sequence MSKDYVLEMIDITKEFPGVKALDGVQLKVRKGTVHALMGENGAGKSTLMKILIGIYTPDKGKMIFDGEELKFANIKQALDKGISMIHQELSPIPNMTVAENIFLGREPSYRFTGWVKTKELEEKTRKLFERLGIHIDPNTKMSDLSIANTQMVEIAKAISYNSKLIIMDEPTSAITEKEVHHLFNIIRALKKEGVSIIYITHKMDEVEQITDEVTVLRDGKYIGTRPSNQISKDELIQMMVGRELNQIFHKQPAQIGEVALSVKGLTKKGKFEDISFEVRKGEIVGFAGLMGSGRTEVLESIFGITRLDSGEIYINGNKVNIRSTRDAIKYGMGLLTEDRKLTGLFLPLSVQDNMITVTVDQYAKAGFLQQRKIHDDCQRLAEQLAIKTPSLQQLIKYLSGGNQQKALIARWLLHDPDILFLDEPTRGIDVGAKSEIYNLIFELARKGKAIVVVSSELPEILGLSDRVIVMHEGRKTGELTREEATQERIMQLATGELAENKL encoded by the coding sequence ATGAGCAAAGATTATGTGTTAGAAATGATTGATATTACAAAAGAGTTTCCAGGAGTTAAGGCATTAGATGGTGTGCAACTTAAAGTGAGAAAAGGAACTGTTCATGCGCTAATGGGGGAAAACGGTGCGGGGAAATCGACATTAATGAAGATACTGATAGGAATTTATACTCCAGATAAAGGAAAAATGATATTTGATGGAGAGGAATTAAAATTTGCCAATATTAAGCAAGCTCTTGATAAAGGTATTTCTATGATTCATCAAGAACTTAGCCCGATCCCAAATATGACAGTAGCAGAAAACATTTTTTTAGGAAGAGAACCTAGTTATCGCTTTACAGGATGGGTGAAAACGAAAGAGTTGGAAGAAAAAACAAGAAAGTTATTTGAAAGACTTGGAATTCATATTGATCCAAATACTAAAATGTCGGACCTTAGTATTGCTAATACACAAATGGTAGAAATCGCGAAAGCTATTTCTTATAACTCTAAGCTAATTATTATGGATGAACCTACATCCGCTATTACGGAGAAGGAAGTTCACCATCTGTTTAACATTATTCGTGCCTTGAAAAAAGAAGGCGTGTCAATTATTTATATTACCCATAAGATGGATGAGGTAGAGCAGATTACAGATGAAGTAACTGTATTAAGAGATGGAAAGTATATAGGAACGAGACCAAGCAATCAGATTTCGAAAGATGAATTGATTCAAATGATGGTGGGAAGAGAATTAAATCAAATTTTTCATAAACAACCTGCCCAAATAGGAGAAGTGGCATTATCAGTAAAAGGACTAACGAAAAAAGGAAAGTTTGAGGATATTAGTTTTGAAGTACGGAAAGGGGAAATTGTAGGATTTGCCGGTTTGATGGGGTCAGGGAGGACAGAAGTGTTAGAGAGCATCTTTGGAATTACCCGGCTTGATTCTGGCGAAATTTACATTAATGGCAATAAAGTAAACATTCGCTCCACAAGAGATGCGATCAAATATGGAATGGGATTATTGACAGAAGATCGAAAGTTGACGGGATTATTTTTACCATTATCCGTTCAAGACAATATGATTACTGTAACTGTCGATCAATATGCAAAAGCAGGATTTTTACAACAAAGAAAAATTCATGATGACTGTCAGAGACTGGCTGAACAACTTGCTATTAAAACACCTAGCTTGCAACAACTTATTAAATATTTAAGTGGAGGAAATCAGCAAAAAGCGTTAATTGCTAGATGGCTGCTTCATGACCCTGACATTTTGTTCCTCGACGAACCAACAAGGGGAATTGACGTTGGTGCAAAATCAGAAATTTATAATTTGATTTTTGAGCTAGCGAGGAAGGGAAAAGCGATTGTTGTTGTTTCTTCAGAACTGCCAGAAATATTAGGATTAAGTGATCGGGTTATCGTAATGCATGAGGGAAGAAAAACAGGTGAATTAACTAGAGAAGAAGCAACACAAGAACGCATTATGCAGTTAGCAACGGGGGAATTGGCAGAAAACAAGCTATAA
- the iolC gene encoding 5-dehydro-2-deoxygluconokinase translates to MKYLTFDPQKPIDFIAIGRLCIDLNANEINRPMEETITFTKYVGGSPANIAIGMSRLGMKTGFIGRVADDQMGRFIINYLKKNNIDTSNVITDKSGSVTGLAFTEIKSPTDCSILMYRDNVADLKLEPKDVKEDYIKQAKALLISGTALAKSPSREAVFLALDYARKHGVVVFFDLDYRPYTWNSQEETAIYYNLAAEKCDVIIGTREEFDMMEQFESNRNDDEKTAKRWFNYQAKIVVIKHGKDGSIAYTKEGEKFKGPIFPANVIKTFGAGDSYAAAFIYGLMQGWDIPKAMEYGAAAASIVISSHSCSDAMPTLQQIEEFIQKYKNDQIVVK, encoded by the coding sequence ATGAAATATTTAACATTTGATCCGCAGAAACCGATAGATTTTATCGCAATCGGCAGGTTATGTATTGATTTAAACGCCAATGAAATTAACCGTCCGATGGAAGAAACGATAACATTTACGAAATATGTAGGAGGTTCTCCTGCTAATATCGCGATTGGAATGTCTCGACTTGGAATGAAAACAGGATTTATTGGTCGTGTGGCAGACGATCAGATGGGGAGATTCATTATCAATTATTTGAAAAAAAATAATATTGATACATCAAACGTTATTACTGATAAATCAGGAAGTGTGACGGGACTTGCGTTCACTGAAATTAAAAGCCCAACTGATTGCAGCATTCTCATGTATCGGGATAATGTCGCTGATTTAAAACTAGAACCAAAGGATGTTAAAGAGGACTATATTAAACAAGCAAAAGCTCTCTTAATTTCGGGAACGGCTTTGGCGAAAAGCCCATCAAGGGAAGCGGTATTCTTAGCGCTCGACTATGCAAGAAAACATGGTGTTGTCGTCTTCTTTGATCTCGATTATCGTCCTTATACGTGGAATTCACAGGAGGAAACTGCTATTTATTATAATCTAGCGGCAGAAAAATGCGATGTCATCATCGGAACACGAGAAGAATTCGATATGATGGAGCAATTTGAGAGCAATCGAAATGATGATGAGAAAACGGCGAAAAGATGGTTTAATTATCAGGCAAAAATCGTCGTTATCAAACATGGGAAAGACGGTTCGATTGCGTATACAAAAGAAGGCGAGAAATTCAAGGGCCCGATTTTCCCAGCGAATGTTATCAAAACGTTCGGAGCGGGAGACTCGTATGCAGCCGCCTTTATTTACGGATTAATGCAAGGATGGGATATTCCTAAAGCAATGGAATATGGGGCAGCAGCTGCTTCCATTGTTATTTCTAGCCATAGCTGCTCAGACGCGATGCCGACATTACAGCAAATTGAAGAATTTATTCAGAAATATAAGAATGATCAAATAGTAGTGAAATAA
- a CDS encoding ABC transporter permease — MESQISVTNKREKSSVSSTSKEKVYRFLNRYGMLMILVALIILMSILSPTFFTTGNLLNIVRQMSVVGIVAIGVTIVIITTGIDLSSGSVIALVSVVAASFAHPDTYPVVVPIIIGLGLGLLTGIINGTIISKANIAPFIVTLGMMTAARGAALLFSDGRPIGNLSDSFKFIGQGTLAGIPVPIIIFGLVGFISYILLNKTKFGKYVYAIGGNEQAAIIAGVNVDKYKIFVYGYAGLLSGLAGIILTSRISSGQPTAGLMYELDAIAAAVIGGTSLSGGIGTIGGTIIGALIIGVMNNGLDLLNVSPYWQQILKGVIITVAVFIDSRKNRKS, encoded by the coding sequence ATGGAAAGTCAAATTTCTGTTACCAATAAACGAGAAAAATCGAGTGTATCTTCTACCTCTAAAGAAAAAGTCTATCGATTTTTAAATCGATATGGCATGTTAATGATCCTTGTTGCGTTGATCATTTTGATGTCAATCCTTTCGCCGACTTTTTTCACAACAGGAAATTTATTAAACATCGTTAGACAGATGTCTGTCGTAGGGATCGTCGCTATCGGCGTGACAATCGTTATTATTACCACTGGAATAGATTTATCGTCAGGATCTGTAATTGCTCTTGTTTCTGTTGTCGCGGCTAGTTTCGCACATCCAGATACGTACCCGGTTGTCGTCCCGATTATCATTGGGCTAGGCTTGGGACTTCTTACAGGTATTATCAATGGAACCATTATTTCCAAAGCTAACATTGCTCCGTTTATTGTCACGTTAGGAATGATGACGGCTGCACGAGGAGCGGCATTATTGTTCAGCGATGGGAGACCAATCGGAAATTTATCAGATTCTTTTAAATTTATTGGCCAAGGAACGTTGGCGGGGATTCCTGTTCCAATTATTATCTTTGGGTTAGTAGGGTTTATTTCATATATTCTCTTAAATAAAACAAAATTTGGCAAATATGTATATGCTATCGGTGGCAACGAACAAGCCGCTATTATTGCTGGCGTTAATGTAGATAAGTATAAGATTTTCGTATATGGATATGCCGGTTTGTTGTCAGGGCTTGCTGGAATTATTTTAACATCACGTATATCATCTGGTCAGCCGACAGCAGGGTTGATGTATGAATTAGACGCAATCGCAGCGGCTGTTATTGGCGGTACAAGTCTCTCTGGTGGGATTGGCACGATTGGCGGTACGATTATTGGTGCGCTTATTATTGGTGTGATGAATAACGGACTAGATTTGTTAAATGTTTCTCCATATTGGCAACAAATTTTAAAAGGAGTCATTATTACTGTTGCTGTATTTATTGATTCTCGTAAAAATCGCAAATCGTAG
- the iolD gene encoding 3D-(3,5/4)-trihydroxycyclohexane-1,2-dione acylhydrolase (decyclizing), protein MGTVRMTTAQALIKFLKQQYVEFDGKEQKFVKGIFTIFGHGNVLGIGQALEEDPGELEVYQGRNEQGMAHAAIAFAKQKHRKQIMACTSSVGPGSANMVTAAATASANNIPVLLLPGDTFATRQPDPVLQQIEHYHDLTISTNDAFRAVSKYWDRISRPEQLMTAMIHAMRVLTDPADTGAVTIALPQDVQGEVYDFPEYFFRKRVHRIERRVPTASDIKDAVDLICKKKKPIIICGGGVRYSEAAETLKRFSEKFHIPYGETQAGKSAIESTHPYNLGGIGVTGNLAANMIAKEADLVIGIGTRYSDFTTGSKLLFQNPNVEFLTINVSEYHAYKLDAVKIVADAKLALLALERELEKVGYRSGYQNEIEIAKSKWDAELKRLYEVRYTGKDFVPEIAGHLDEALPEFSETFESRLTQTEVIGVINELIDEDAIIIGASGSLPGDLQRMWVSRKPNTYHMEYGYSCMGYEISGALGVKMAEPDKEVYAFVGDGSYLMLHSELITSIQEQRKINVVLFDNAGFGCINNLQMENGMGSFATEFRYRNTETGRLDGKFIAIDFAQSAAGYGVKTYKVHTLEQLKEAIEDAKKQTVSTLIDIKVLPKTMTHGYESWWHVGIAGTSRNPKVREAYMRKENELKKARKY, encoded by the coding sequence ATGGGGACAGTTCGGATGACGACAGCACAGGCGTTGATTAAGTTTTTGAAACAGCAATATGTCGAATTCGATGGGAAAGAACAAAAATTTGTCAAAGGAATTTTTACAATTTTCGGACATGGGAATGTACTTGGAATTGGCCAAGCGCTTGAAGAAGATCCTGGGGAATTAGAAGTATACCAAGGTCGCAATGAACAAGGGATGGCCCACGCTGCAATTGCTTTTGCAAAACAAAAACACCGAAAGCAAATTATGGCATGTACTTCTTCGGTAGGACCAGGATCAGCAAATATGGTAACAGCTGCAGCAACTGCTTCGGCCAATAATATTCCAGTTTTGTTACTTCCAGGGGACACGTTTGCAACAAGACAGCCTGATCCAGTTCTTCAGCAAATTGAGCATTATCACGATCTAACGATTTCTACAAATGATGCCTTCCGCGCTGTCAGTAAGTATTGGGATCGAATCAGCCGTCCGGAACAACTCATGACAGCAATGATTCATGCGATGAGGGTGCTGACGGACCCGGCCGACACTGGTGCAGTCACTATTGCCCTGCCGCAGGATGTCCAAGGTGAAGTCTATGATTTTCCAGAATACTTCTTCCGAAAACGTGTCCATCGCATCGAGCGTCGGGTGCCGACCGCATCGGATATAAAAGATGCAGTAGATCTCATTTGTAAAAAGAAAAAGCCGATTATTATCTGCGGCGGCGGTGTCCGATACTCGGAAGCAGCCGAAACATTAAAAAGATTTTCTGAAAAGTTTCATATCCCTTATGGTGAAACACAGGCCGGCAAAAGCGCCATTGAAAGCACCCATCCTTACAATCTCGGAGGAATCGGGGTAACCGGCAATCTGGCCGCGAATATGATTGCCAAAGAGGCAGACCTTGTTATTGGTATTGGTACACGGTATTCCGATTTTACAACCGGTTCAAAACTGTTGTTCCAAAATCCAAACGTAGAGTTTTTAACCATTAACGTATCGGAATATCATGCGTATAAGCTAGATGCGGTGAAAATCGTGGCAGATGCCAAACTAGCGCTTCTTGCCCTTGAGCGGGAACTGGAGAAGGTCGGTTATCGCTCAGGATATCAAAATGAAATAGAAATAGCAAAATCAAAATGGGACGCTGAATTAAAACGCTTGTATGAAGTAAGATACACCGGGAAGGATTTTGTACCAGAAATCGCCGGGCATCTTGATGAAGCTTTACCAGAGTTTTCCGAAACATTCGAATCCCGTTTAACGCAAACCGAAGTAATAGGTGTGATCAATGAACTTATTGATGAAGATGCGATTATCATCGGAGCATCAGGAAGCTTACCTGGCGATTTACAACGAATGTGGGTATCGCGTAAACCGAATACGTATCACATGGAATACGGCTATTCGTGCATGGGGTACGAAATCTCTGGGGCTCTTGGAGTAAAAATGGCAGAGCCGGATAAAGAGGTATACGCGTTTGTAGGCGACGGTAGTTATTTAATGCTTCATTCAGAGTTGATTACGAGTATTCAAGAACAGAGAAAAATCAATGTTGTACTATTTGATAATGCTGGTTTTGGATGCATTAACAACCTACAAATGGAAAATGGAATGGGCAGCTTCGCCACAGAATTCCGCTATCGTAATACGGAAACGGGACGGTTGGACGGAAAGTTCATCGCCATCGATTTTGCGCAAAGTGCTGCGGGCTATGGCGTGAAAACGTATAAGGTACACACGCTTGAACAGCTAAAGGAAGCAATCGAGGATGCGAAAAAACAAACTGTATCAACGTTAATTGATATTAAGGTTCTACCAAAGACGATGACACATGGCTATGAATCGTGGTGGCATGTTGGAATTGCAGGGACCTCCCGTAATCCAAAAGTAAGGGAAGCCTATATGAGAAAAGAGAATGAGCTGAAAAAGGCACGGAAATACTGA